Proteins encoded together in one Coffea arabica cultivar ET-39 chromosome 2c, Coffea Arabica ET-39 HiFi, whole genome shotgun sequence window:
- the LOC113725525 gene encoding protein-tyrosine-phosphatase MKP1 isoform X1, translating into MVGKEDAPSGGEGGGGCEGGLQRPYQVVGGRKLFWRSASWSSSRTTLPPLNPYSEKDGLDPPENANGNGQGRRVSGPLTPRSQNSFKNRSCLPPLQPLSIARRSLDDWPKAGSDDIGEWPLPSTPSGRDVNNGGERLKLDLSNIQRNSDRNGGLVKREKIAFFDKECSKVADHVYLGGDAVARDRDILKQHGITHILNCVGFVCPEYFKADFVYRTLWLQDSPTEDITSILYDVFDYFEDVREQGGRVFVHCCQGVSRSTSLVIAYLMWREGQSFDDAFQYVKAARGIADPNMGFACQLLQCQKRVHAFPLSPSSLVRMYRIAPHSPYDPLHLVPKMLNDPSPSALDSRGAFIVHIPSAMYVWIGKKCEMIMERDARGAVCQIVRYEKVQGPVVMIKEGEEPSFFWDAFSSLLPLMDKSSSNVDVVEASIKICPGNRIIDSYSVDFEIFQKAIMGGFVPPFASSETEQETHLPARESSWSALRRKFISGNMKEFVSAMKSGVSIVYPDSLFIVEEQCRAQQSHSSASSLLSLMPSLSSSSSSSASSSSLSSLSSSSSSLSSSSSSSPPYLSPDSSSDASINSTIQSDSPDMSPSAASGPGLTSSLLSNLCNMTLLSSKISPQSISKSSKFIDVNFSSESCLRSASTPPKKFPLSIAERRGSLSKSLKLQMLTDDSQGREMPTNSLTNEQDTVTTKHDACSLSKSLETQDALDSEEQDIMHDELKLQSPLGTVGSCHADAAFRKNSDLHIVNHHLGKEESAISNGTLENGMASSGFIKPIVYRWPSLEKVVTFGSDDFDSQSAFVVITSSSCPTFGKTGAGILYFWVGRLFNCNSWNTKLESNQKFGGLVEFDWKQASSDVISRLGLPNDIKIEIIKEKNEPAEFLSLLKFLSFLRA; encoded by the exons ATGGTGGGGAAGGAGGATGCCCCATCGGGTGGTGAAGGAGGTGGTGGTTGTGAGGGTGGTTTGCAGCGGCCATACCAAGTTGTGGGTGGCCGGAAATTGTTTTGGAGGTCCGCATCATGGTCCTCTTCGCGGACTACGTTGCCACCTCTTAACCCGTATAGTGAAAAGGATGGATTAGATCCACCTGAGAATGCTAACGGTAATGGGCAGGGTCGCAGAGTTTCTGGTCCTTTAACTCCGAGATCCCAGAATAGTTTTAAGAATAGGTCGTGTCTCCCCCCACTGCAGCCATTATCAATTGCTCGTCGGAGCTTAGATGACTGGCCAAAAGCTGGTTCTGATGATATTGGTGAGTGGCCGCTCCCTAGCACTCCTAGTGGTAGGGATGTGAATAACGGTGGAGAGAGGTTGAAGCTTGATTTATCTAATATACAGAGGAACTCAGATAGGAATGGTGGACTCgttaaaagagaaaagatagCTTTCTTTGATAAGGAGTGTTCAAAGGTGGCTGACCATGTTTATCTCGGTGGGGATGCAGTTGCCAGGGATAGGGATATATTAAAGCAACACGGGATAACTCATATTCTTAATTGTGTGGGGTTTGTCTGTCCTGAGTATTTTAAGGCGGATTTTGTGTACCGGACTCTGTGGTTGCAAGACAGCCCAACTGAGGACATAACCAGCATACTTTATGATGTTTTTGACTACTTTGAAGATGTTAGGGAACAGGGTGGGAGGGTTTTTGTTCACTGTTGTCAAGGAGTCTCACGGTCAACATCATTGGTAATTGCTTATCTTATGTGGAGAGAGGGGCAAAGTTTTGATGATGCGTTTCAGTATGTGAAGGCTGCAAGAGGTATTGCTGATCCAAATATGGGTTTTGCTTGCCAGTTATTACAGTGCCAAAAAAGAGTCCATGCTTTTCCTTTGAGCCCAAGTTCGTTAGTAAGGATGTATAGAATTGCTCCGCACTCACCCTATGATCCCTTGCATCTTGTTCCAAAGATGTTAAATGATCCTTCTCCATCCGCTTTGGATTCTAGAGGCGCATTCATTGTCCATATTCCTTCTGCGATGTATGTTTGGATTGGTAAGAAATGTGAAATGATAATGGAAAGAGATGCTAGAGGTGCTGTTTGCCAGATTGTTAGGTATGAGAAAGTGCAGGGCCCTGTAGTAATGATTAAGGAAGGTGAAGAACCTTCTTTCTTCTGGGATGCTTTTTCGAGCCTTCTGCCATTGATGGACAAATCAAGTAGCAATGTGGATGTAGTAGAGGCATCAATCAAGATTTGCCCTGGGAATAGAATAATTGATTCTTATAGTGTTGACTTTGAAATTTTTCAGAAAGCAATCATGGGTGGTTTTGTGCCACCATTTGCGTCTTCAGAAACTGAACAGGAAACTCATCTTCCAGCAAGAGAAAGTTCTTGGAGTGCACTGAGGCGTAAGTTTATCTCTGGCAATATGAAGGAATTTGTCTCAGCTATGAAGTCAGGTGTTTCCATAGTTTATCCTGATTCCTTGTTCATTGTTGAAGAGCAATGCAGAGCTCAGCAGTCACATTCTTCGGCAAGTTCCTTGTTATCATTGATGCCATCTTTGTCATCGTCATCATCATCGTCTGCATCTTCATCATCCCTGTCATCATTGTCCTCCTCGTCGTCCTCCttgtcatcatcatcttcttcttcacctCCCTATCTCTCTCCAGACTCCTCATCTGATGCAAGCATTAATTCGACAATTCAGTCAGATTCTCCGGACATGTCTCCTTCAGCTGCATCAGGTCCTGGTCTAACATCTTCATTGCTTTCTAATCTTTGTAATATGACACTTCTGTCGTCCAAAATATCTCCTCAGTCCATATCCAAAAGTTCAAAGTTCATTGATGTTAATTTTAGTTCCGAATCTTGTTTAAGATCTGCGTCGACACCACCCAAAAAATTTCCTCTTTCCATAGCTGAGCGCAGAGGCAGCTTGTCGAAAAGTCTTAAGCTGCAAATGTTGACTGATGATTCTCAAGGAAGAGAGATGCCTACAAATAGTCTTACCAATGAACAAGACACTGTAACAACAAAGCATGATGCTTGTTCTTTAAGTAAGTCCCTGGAGACACAGGATGCTTTAGATTCTGAGGAACAGGATATCATGCATGATGAGTTGAAGCTTCAATCGCCTTTAGGTACTGTTGGTTCATGCCATGCAGATGCTGCCTTCAGAAAAAATTCTGACCTGCATATTGTAAATCATCATCTTGGGAAAGAGGAGTCAGCTATCTCAAATGGAACTCTAGAGAATGGTATGGCTTCTTCTGGCTTTATTAAACCAATAGTGTACCGTTGGCCCAGTTTGGAGAAGGTTGTGACTTTTGGTTCTGATGACTTTGATTCCCAATCTGCATTTGTGGTCATCACTTCAAGTTCATGTCCTACTTTTGGCAAAACTGGGGCAGGGATTCTGTATTTCTGGGTTGGACGACTTTTCAACTGTAATTCGTGGAATACTAAATTAGAGAGCAATCAAAAGTTTGGTGGTCTAGTGGAGTTTGACTGGAAGCAAGCCAGTTCAGATGTCATTTCTCGATTGGGTCTGCCGAATGATATTAAGATTGAG ATTatcaaggaaaaaaatgaaccTGCAGAGTTCCTGTCCTTGTTGAAGTTCCTGTCCTTCTTAAGAGCCTGA
- the LOC113725525 gene encoding protein-tyrosine-phosphatase MKP1 isoform X2 yields MVGKEDAPSGGEGGGGCEGGLQRPYQVVGGRKLFWRSASWSSSRTTLPPLNPYSEKDGLDPPENANGNGQGRRVSGPLTPRSQNSFKNRSCLPPLQPLSIARRSLDDWPKAGSDDIGEWPLPSTPSGRDVNNGGERLKLDLSNIQRNSDRNGGLVKREKIAFFDKECSKVADHVYLGGDAVARDRDILKQHGITHILNCVGFVCPEYFKADFVYRTLWLQDSPTEDITSILYDVFDYFEDVREQGGRVFVHCCQGVSRSTSLVIAYLMWREGQSFDDAFQYVKAARGIADPNMGFACQLLQCQKRVHAFPLSPSSLVRMYRIAPHSPYDPLHLVPKMLNDPSPSALDSRGAFIVHIPSAMYVWIGKKCEMIMERDARGAVCQIVRYEKVQGPVVMIKEGEEPSFFWDAFSSLLPLMDKSSSNVDVVEASIKICPGNRIIDSYSVDFEIFQKAIMGGFVPPFASSETEQETHLPARESSWSALRRKFISGNMKEFVSAMKSGVSIVYPDSLFIVEEQCRAQQSHSSASSLLSLMPSLSSSSSSSASSSSLSSLSSSSSSLSSSSSSSPPYLSPDSSSDASINSTIQSDSPDMSPSAASGPGLTSSLLSNLCNMTLLSSKISPQSISKSSKFIDVNFSSESCLRSASTPPKKFPLSIAERRGSLSKSLKLQMLTDDSQGREMPTNSLTNEQDTVTTKHDACSLSKSLETQDALDSEEQDIMHDELKLQSPLGTVGSCHADAAFRKNSDLHIVNHHLGKEESAISNGTLENGMASSGFIKPIVYRWPSLEKVVTFGSDDFDSQSAFVVITSSSCPTFGKTGAGILYFWVGRLFNCNSWNTKLESNQKFGGLVEFDWKQASSDVISRLGLPNDIKIEYHLNASLL; encoded by the exons ATGGTGGGGAAGGAGGATGCCCCATCGGGTGGTGAAGGAGGTGGTGGTTGTGAGGGTGGTTTGCAGCGGCCATACCAAGTTGTGGGTGGCCGGAAATTGTTTTGGAGGTCCGCATCATGGTCCTCTTCGCGGACTACGTTGCCACCTCTTAACCCGTATAGTGAAAAGGATGGATTAGATCCACCTGAGAATGCTAACGGTAATGGGCAGGGTCGCAGAGTTTCTGGTCCTTTAACTCCGAGATCCCAGAATAGTTTTAAGAATAGGTCGTGTCTCCCCCCACTGCAGCCATTATCAATTGCTCGTCGGAGCTTAGATGACTGGCCAAAAGCTGGTTCTGATGATATTGGTGAGTGGCCGCTCCCTAGCACTCCTAGTGGTAGGGATGTGAATAACGGTGGAGAGAGGTTGAAGCTTGATTTATCTAATATACAGAGGAACTCAGATAGGAATGGTGGACTCgttaaaagagaaaagatagCTTTCTTTGATAAGGAGTGTTCAAAGGTGGCTGACCATGTTTATCTCGGTGGGGATGCAGTTGCCAGGGATAGGGATATATTAAAGCAACACGGGATAACTCATATTCTTAATTGTGTGGGGTTTGTCTGTCCTGAGTATTTTAAGGCGGATTTTGTGTACCGGACTCTGTGGTTGCAAGACAGCCCAACTGAGGACATAACCAGCATACTTTATGATGTTTTTGACTACTTTGAAGATGTTAGGGAACAGGGTGGGAGGGTTTTTGTTCACTGTTGTCAAGGAGTCTCACGGTCAACATCATTGGTAATTGCTTATCTTATGTGGAGAGAGGGGCAAAGTTTTGATGATGCGTTTCAGTATGTGAAGGCTGCAAGAGGTATTGCTGATCCAAATATGGGTTTTGCTTGCCAGTTATTACAGTGCCAAAAAAGAGTCCATGCTTTTCCTTTGAGCCCAAGTTCGTTAGTAAGGATGTATAGAATTGCTCCGCACTCACCCTATGATCCCTTGCATCTTGTTCCAAAGATGTTAAATGATCCTTCTCCATCCGCTTTGGATTCTAGAGGCGCATTCATTGTCCATATTCCTTCTGCGATGTATGTTTGGATTGGTAAGAAATGTGAAATGATAATGGAAAGAGATGCTAGAGGTGCTGTTTGCCAGATTGTTAGGTATGAGAAAGTGCAGGGCCCTGTAGTAATGATTAAGGAAGGTGAAGAACCTTCTTTCTTCTGGGATGCTTTTTCGAGCCTTCTGCCATTGATGGACAAATCAAGTAGCAATGTGGATGTAGTAGAGGCATCAATCAAGATTTGCCCTGGGAATAGAATAATTGATTCTTATAGTGTTGACTTTGAAATTTTTCAGAAAGCAATCATGGGTGGTTTTGTGCCACCATTTGCGTCTTCAGAAACTGAACAGGAAACTCATCTTCCAGCAAGAGAAAGTTCTTGGAGTGCACTGAGGCGTAAGTTTATCTCTGGCAATATGAAGGAATTTGTCTCAGCTATGAAGTCAGGTGTTTCCATAGTTTATCCTGATTCCTTGTTCATTGTTGAAGAGCAATGCAGAGCTCAGCAGTCACATTCTTCGGCAAGTTCCTTGTTATCATTGATGCCATCTTTGTCATCGTCATCATCATCGTCTGCATCTTCATCATCCCTGTCATCATTGTCCTCCTCGTCGTCCTCCttgtcatcatcatcttcttcttcacctCCCTATCTCTCTCCAGACTCCTCATCTGATGCAAGCATTAATTCGACAATTCAGTCAGATTCTCCGGACATGTCTCCTTCAGCTGCATCAGGTCCTGGTCTAACATCTTCATTGCTTTCTAATCTTTGTAATATGACACTTCTGTCGTCCAAAATATCTCCTCAGTCCATATCCAAAAGTTCAAAGTTCATTGATGTTAATTTTAGTTCCGAATCTTGTTTAAGATCTGCGTCGACACCACCCAAAAAATTTCCTCTTTCCATAGCTGAGCGCAGAGGCAGCTTGTCGAAAAGTCTTAAGCTGCAAATGTTGACTGATGATTCTCAAGGAAGAGAGATGCCTACAAATAGTCTTACCAATGAACAAGACACTGTAACAACAAAGCATGATGCTTGTTCTTTAAGTAAGTCCCTGGAGACACAGGATGCTTTAGATTCTGAGGAACAGGATATCATGCATGATGAGTTGAAGCTTCAATCGCCTTTAGGTACTGTTGGTTCATGCCATGCAGATGCTGCCTTCAGAAAAAATTCTGACCTGCATATTGTAAATCATCATCTTGGGAAAGAGGAGTCAGCTATCTCAAATGGAACTCTAGAGAATGGTATGGCTTCTTCTGGCTTTATTAAACCAATAGTGTACCGTTGGCCCAGTTTGGAGAAGGTTGTGACTTTTGGTTCTGATGACTTTGATTCCCAATCTGCATTTGTGGTCATCACTTCAAGTTCATGTCCTACTTTTGGCAAAACTGGGGCAGGGATTCTGTATTTCTGGGTTGGACGACTTTTCAACTGTAATTCGTGGAATACTAAATTAGAGAGCAATCAAAAGTTTGGTGGTCTAGTGGAGTTTGACTGGAAGCAAGCCAGTTCAGATGTCATTTCTCGATTGGGTCTGCCGAATGATATTAAGATTGAG TACCATCTCAACGCAAGTCTGCTGTAG